A stretch of the Pleurodeles waltl isolate 20211129_DDA chromosome 2_1, aPleWal1.hap1.20221129, whole genome shotgun sequence genome encodes the following:
- the GPR101 gene encoding probable G-protein coupled receptor 101, giving the protein MLSRLLDRRFPGNGSNAHLPTQPAASLPDSILRIALLAALLCLSLFGNIVLLVVFQRKPQLLQVANRFIFNLLVADLLQTMLVMPCIIVTSMPGIWPLHHRLCEAVVVLMHVFAFAGVNTITVVSVDKYLAIIHPLSYPSKMTPRRGSMLILWTWFFSIIQSTPPLYGWGRIDFDRNNHICTVLWATSYSYTMISALLSFILPVSIMLGCYGMVFRAARRQNALVHPIQANGSARPDRTRGTATDKSSHSRPLYHCKAAKIIFVILSSYIISMGPYSTLSMASSSVDLNVPQWVTSLVFILFFLQCCIHPYIYGYMHKSLKKEFMVLLYGFFCKQVQPQNATVDSYLILTDGRIFQSHFSTGPATKLLEEETSISVITGKTSNHLTVKDIRKESTSISLSPEK; this is encoded by the coding sequence ATGCTCAGCAGGCTCCTTGACCGCAGGTTCcctggcaatggcagcaatgctcATCTCCCTACCCAGCCAGCAGCGTCCCTTCCGGACTCAATCCTGAGGATTGCACTcctggcagcactcctctgcctctctctctttggGAACATTGTGCTCCTGGTCGTTTTCCAGCGGAAGCCGCAGTTGCTCCAGGTTGCAAACCGATTCATCTTCAATCTGCTGGTGGCGGACCTCTTGCAGACTATGCTGGTGATGCCCTGTATCATTGTGACTTCCATGCCTGGGATCTGGCCTCTACACCATCGGCTTTGCGAGGCTGTGGTGGTGCTCATGCATGTCTTCGCCTTTGCTGGAGTCAATACCATTACTGTGGTTTCTGTGGATAAATATCTAGCCATAATACACCCTTTATCCTATCCCAGCAAGATGACACCAAGGAGAGGGAGCATGCTTATCCTGTGGACGTGGTTCTTCAGTATTATTCAAAGCACTCCTCCTCTTTATGGCTGGGGCAGGATTGATTTTGACAGGAACAATCACATCTGCACTGTCTTGTGGGCCACCAGCTATTCCTATACCATGATAAGTGCTCTGCTTTCCTTCATTCTACCTGTCAGCATCATGTTAGGGTGCTATGGGATGGTGTTTAGGGCTGCCAGGAGGCAAAATGCATTAGTCCATCCCATCCAAGCCAATGGGTCAGCCAGGCCAGATAGAACAAGAGGTACGGCAACCGATAAAAGCAGCCACTCACGCCCCCTTTACCACTGTAAAGCAGCAAAGATTATTTTTGTCATCCTATCTTCCTATATTATAAGTATGGGCCCATACAGTACCCTGAGTATGGCCTCTTCAAGTGTTGACCTAAATGTTCCACAATGGGTGACATCGTTAgttttcattttgttctttttgCAGTGTTGCATTCATCCTTACATATATGGTTATATGcacaaaagtttgaaaaaagagtTTATGGTCCTTTTGTATGGGTTCTTCTGCAAGCAAGTGCAACCACAAAATGCCACTGTTGACAGCTATCTCATTCTGACTGACGGGCGGATTTTCCAGTCCCACTTTTCCACGGGGCCAGCAACAAAACTCTTAGAAGAAGAAACCAGTATCTCTGTGATCACTGGGAAGACCTCAAATCACTTAACAGTGAAGGACATCAGGAAGGAGAGTACCTCAATCAGTCTTTCTCCAGAAAAATGA